One Micromonospora sp. WMMD812 genomic window carries:
- a CDS encoding 2'-5' RNA ligase family protein: protein MVAALELYLDTDATRRIRVLWDALESEGVQSMRSLLEQRHRPHVSLAVAPRFDPERVAAALDGLVVAAPLRLLFQHAGQFVGRVLWLGATPTAELLAHHREVHDRLTTAGITLVEHYQPGRWVPHCTLSMRVPNTLMAAAVRRCLEVLPLAATVVGAALTDHARGISCPLP, encoded by the coding sequence GTGGTTGCGGCGCTGGAGCTCTACCTGGACACCGACGCGACGCGGCGGATCCGGGTGCTGTGGGACGCGCTGGAGTCCGAGGGTGTGCAGAGCATGCGTTCGCTGCTGGAGCAGCGGCACCGGCCGCACGTGTCGCTCGCCGTGGCGCCCCGGTTCGACCCCGAGCGGGTCGCCGCGGCGCTGGACGGGCTGGTGGTGGCCGCGCCGCTGCGGCTGTTGTTCCAGCACGCCGGGCAGTTCGTCGGCCGGGTGCTCTGGCTCGGCGCGACGCCCACCGCCGAGTTGCTGGCCCACCACCGGGAGGTGCACGACCGGCTCACCACGGCCGGCATCACCCTGGTGGAGCACTACCAGCCGGGGCGCTGGGTGCCGCACTGCACGCTGTCCATGCGGGTGCCCAACACGTTGATGGCCGCGGCCGTGCGCCGCTGCCTGGAGGTGCTGCCGCTGGCGGCGACGGTGGTCGGCGCGGCGCTCACCGACCACGCCCGCGGGATCTCCTGCCCACTACCCTGA
- a CDS encoding DinB family protein yields MDVSDLLTETYDRLPDLVRAAVDGLTPEQLRRAPGPGANPVGWLVWHLTRVQDDHLADVMGTDQIWVTGDWAGRFGLAVADPHDTGYAHTAEQVAAVRPESAQALLDYHEAVHTRTRTFLAGLRPADLDRVVDEAWDPPVTLGVRLVSVAEDDLQHVGQAAYVRGLVEAD; encoded by the coding sequence GTGGACGTGAGCGACCTGCTGACCGAGACGTACGACCGGCTGCCCGACCTCGTCCGCGCGGCGGTCGACGGCCTCACGCCCGAGCAGCTGCGCCGGGCGCCCGGGCCGGGCGCCAACCCGGTGGGCTGGCTGGTCTGGCACCTGACCCGCGTGCAGGACGACCACCTCGCCGACGTGATGGGGACGGACCAGATCTGGGTGACCGGTGACTGGGCCGGCCGCTTCGGGCTCGCCGTCGCCGATCCGCACGACACGGGCTACGCGCACACCGCCGAGCAGGTGGCCGCCGTGCGGCCGGAGAGCGCCCAGGCACTGCTCGACTACCACGAGGCGGTCCACACCCGGACCCGGACGTTCCTGGCCGGGCTCCGGCCGGCGGACCTGGACCGGGTGGTCGACGAGGCGTGGGATCCGCCGGTGACGCTCGGGGTCCGGCTGGTCAGCGTCGCCGAGGACGACCTCCAGCACGTCGGGCAGGCGGCCTACGTCCGCGGCCTCGTCGAGGCCGACTGA